A genomic segment from Comamonas terrigena NBRC 13299 encodes:
- a CDS encoding DsbA family oxidoreductase, whose translation MPATVRIDMVSDTTCPWCAIALFNLLHALRSLEGEIQAKLHLQPLELHPSVKAAGEIRAQYLQQHQRPARAALQPCWADIRLHGLAIQLEMGPQEPRMLYNTLDAHRLLQWADNQGQDHQLVLAQQLVHGYFGQGANIADHQVLADAAVAAGLSREAALAYLAAGDDIQAVREAQSFYRGMGIQTVPTFIFNHRQLLRGNQAPEAFVRALRYIAAAGAPPSMV comes from the coding sequence ATGCCCGCCACCGTCCGCATTGATATGGTCAGCGACACCACCTGCCCCTGGTGCGCCATTGCCCTGTTCAATCTGCTGCACGCGCTGCGCAGCCTGGAAGGCGAGATCCAGGCGAAGCTGCACCTGCAACCGCTGGAGCTGCACCCCAGCGTGAAAGCCGCCGGGGAAATCCGCGCCCAGTACCTGCAGCAGCACCAGCGCCCTGCCCGCGCCGCCCTGCAGCCCTGCTGGGCCGACATTCGTCTGCACGGCCTGGCGATCCAGCTGGAAATGGGCCCGCAGGAGCCCCGCATGCTCTACAACACGCTGGACGCCCACCGGCTGCTGCAATGGGCCGACAACCAGGGTCAGGACCACCAGCTGGTGCTGGCGCAGCAGCTGGTGCACGGCTACTTCGGACAGGGGGCGAACATTGCCGACCACCAGGTGCTGGCCGATGCCGCCGTGGCCGCAGGCCTGAGCCGCGAGGCTGCACTGGCTTATCTGGCGGCGGGCGACGACATCCAGGCCGTGCGCGAAGCCCAGTCCTTCTACCGGGGAATGGGCATACAGACCGTCCCCACCTTCATTTTCAACCACCGCCAGCTGCTGCGCGGCAACCAGGCGCCCGAGGCCTTTGTCCGTGCGCTGCGCTATATCGCAGCCGCCGGCGCCCCGCCGTCCATGGTCTGA
- a CDS encoding glycine zipper 2TM domain-containing protein has protein sequence MHTISRWGRLAMAAAVAAALTACAAYPQGGYNQGGYASQGGYNQPVTSYPVQSGNYGSTYGNTYGGGYNQQGQYNQQGQYVQQGRVLNVETVRVQDGSGIGAGGAIVGGVLGGVLGHQVGGGRGKDLATIAGVVGGALAGNAVQNNMGGGSVRDIYRVSVQMPDGSVRAFDYQNAPGFRPGDHVRVDGNQIYR, from the coding sequence ATGCACACCATTTCACGTTGGGGCCGTCTGGCCATGGCAGCCGCTGTGGCCGCCGCACTGACAGCCTGCGCGGCCTACCCCCAGGGCGGCTATAACCAAGGTGGCTACGCCAGCCAGGGCGGCTACAACCAGCCGGTCACCAGCTACCCGGTGCAAAGCGGCAACTATGGCAGCACCTACGGCAACACGTATGGCGGCGGCTACAACCAGCAAGGCCAGTACAACCAACAAGGCCAGTACGTCCAGCAGGGGCGGGTGCTGAATGTGGAAACCGTGCGCGTGCAGGACGGCAGCGGCATTGGCGCCGGTGGTGCCATCGTCGGCGGTGTGTTGGGTGGTGTACTGGGCCACCAGGTGGGCGGCGGCCGTGGCAAGGACCTGGCCACCATCGCCGGCGTGGTGGGCGGCGCACTGGCAGGCAATGCCGTGCAGAACAATATGGGCGGCGGCAGTGTGCGCGATATCTACCGTGTCAGCGTGCAGATGCCCGATGGCAGCGTGCGGGCGTTTGACTACCAGAATGCCCCGGGCTTCCGTCCCGGCGACCATGTGCGGGTGGACGGCAACCAGATCTACCGCTGA
- a CDS encoding sensor histidine kinase has protein sequence MNAAHAALRWLQHGSLRLRLLLGTLVWLVLAVAVAGWGLRGLFQEHVHQQLQDQLVRQLNQLSAAVNMQGHEVRVTAMTDDVRLDTPLSGLYWQVDTWAPSEGQFHTVARSRSLWDQALPLPADPGFPGTRRLGHAVLDLQDAQGHALLAVSRPLQLPDADAPLLRLTVAADQALLAEPLQRFTTMLLVALGLLAVGLLLAVAVQLHLALRPLQRLRQQLASVRAGQTAQLQGPVPHELQPLVAEFNHVLAANADIVQRARTQAGNLAHAVHTPLNILGNAAAHDATPLGQLVREQVSSASRQVDHHLARARAATAIRATGLRTPVLEPLQALLRTMRRLHAGREVHFHLASDVQQLEPLAFRGEEQDFFEMLGNLLDNAGKWASSRVELSVQALPGPPGQGGQLCLLVDDDGPGIPDPAQRNRIFGRGERLDEQRPGTGLGLDIVRELAHTYGGSIEAHPSPLGGLQMRLCLPAAPAA, from the coding sequence ATGAATGCCGCCCACGCCGCGCTGCGCTGGCTGCAGCACGGATCGCTGCGTCTGCGGCTGCTGCTGGGCACGCTGGTATGGCTGGTGCTGGCCGTGGCCGTGGCCGGCTGGGGGCTGCGCGGCCTGTTCCAGGAACATGTGCACCAGCAGTTGCAGGACCAGCTGGTGCGCCAGCTCAACCAGCTCAGTGCCGCCGTCAACATGCAGGGGCATGAGGTGCGCGTCACCGCCATGACGGACGATGTGCGCCTGGACACCCCGCTGTCCGGGCTGTACTGGCAGGTCGACACCTGGGCGCCCAGTGAGGGCCAGTTCCACACGGTGGCACGCTCACGCTCGCTGTGGGACCAGGCTCTGCCACTGCCGGCCGACCCTGGCTTTCCCGGCACCCGCCGCCTGGGCCATGCCGTGCTGGATCTGCAGGACGCACAAGGCCATGCGCTACTGGCGGTCAGCCGCCCGCTGCAGCTGCCGGATGCCGACGCCCCGTTGCTGCGGCTGACCGTGGCCGCCGACCAGGCCCTGCTGGCCGAGCCGCTGCAGCGCTTCACCACCATGCTGCTGGTCGCGCTGGGCCTGCTGGCCGTGGGGCTGCTGCTGGCCGTGGCCGTGCAACTGCACCTGGCACTGCGCCCGCTGCAACGCCTGCGCCAGCAACTGGCATCCGTGCGGGCCGGCCAGACGGCGCAGCTGCAAGGCCCGGTGCCGCATGAGCTGCAACCCTTGGTCGCCGAATTCAACCATGTGCTTGCCGCCAATGCCGACATCGTGCAGCGCGCCCGCACACAGGCCGGCAATCTGGCCCATGCCGTGCACACACCGCTGAACATTCTGGGCAACGCCGCCGCGCACGATGCCACCCCGCTGGGCCAGTTGGTGCGTGAACAGGTCAGCTCTGCCTCCCGCCAGGTCGACCACCACCTGGCCCGCGCGCGCGCCGCCACGGCCATCCGCGCCACGGGCCTGCGCACCCCGGTGCTGGAGCCGCTGCAGGCGCTGCTGCGCACCATGCGGCGCCTGCATGCCGGCCGGGAGGTGCACTTCCATCTAGCAAGCGATGTGCAGCAACTGGAGCCACTCGCCTTTCGGGGGGAGGAACAGGACTTTTTTGAAATGCTGGGCAACCTGCTGGACAACGCCGGCAAGTGGGCGAGCAGCCGGGTGGAACTGTCGGTGCAGGCCCTGCCAGGGCCCCCGGGCCAAGGCGGGCAGCTGTGCCTGCTGGTGGACGATGACGGCCCCGGCATTCCGGACCCAGCCCAGCGCAACCGCATCTTCGGCCGCGGAGAGCGGCTGGATGAACAGCGCCCCGGCACCGGCCTGGGGCTGGACATCGTGCGTGAGCTGGCCCACACCTACGGTGGCAGCATCGAGGCCCACCCCTCGCCGCTGGGGGGTTTGCAGATGCGCCTGTGCCTGCCGGCTGCGCCGGCGGCCTGA
- a CDS encoding response regulator transcription factor has translation MRILVVEDEPTLQTQLRDAIAAAGHTVETAADGSTARYLGQEETFDAVVLDLGLPVVDGLTVLRHWRACGRGMPVLILTARSAWHEKVMGMDAGADDYLAKPFHMEELLARLRALLRRLSPHSSAQWQCGSILLDTRQATVAVDGLPLVLTSHEFKILALLMQRVGEVLSRTELSEHLYPQDSERDSNTIEVFVGRLRKKLPAGSIETVRGLGYRLVPAPAESLP, from the coding sequence ATGCGCATCCTGGTGGTGGAAGACGAACCCACTTTGCAGACCCAGCTGCGCGACGCCATTGCCGCTGCCGGTCACACCGTGGAAACCGCAGCCGACGGCAGCACCGCGCGGTATCTGGGTCAGGAAGAGACATTTGATGCGGTGGTCCTGGACCTGGGTCTGCCCGTGGTGGACGGACTGACCGTGCTGCGCCACTGGCGCGCCTGCGGGCGCGGCATGCCGGTGCTGATCCTGACCGCCCGCAGTGCCTGGCATGAAAAAGTGATGGGCATGGACGCCGGGGCCGACGATTACCTGGCCAAGCCTTTCCACATGGAAGAACTGCTGGCCCGCCTGCGCGCCCTGCTGCGCCGGCTTTCGCCCCACAGCAGCGCCCAATGGCAGTGCGGCAGCATCCTGCTGGACACGCGCCAGGCCACCGTGGCCGTGGATGGGCTGCCGCTGGTGCTGACCAGCCACGAGTTCAAGATCCTGGCGTTGCTGATGCAGCGCGTGGGCGAAGTGCTCTCGCGCACCGAGCTGTCCGAACACCTGTATCCGCAGGACAGCGAGCGCGACTCCAACACCATCGAAGTCTTTGTGGGCCGGCTGCGCAAGAAGCTGCCCGCAGGCAGCATTGAAACCGTGCGCGGCCTGGGCTACCGCCTGGTGCCCGCCCCGGCAGAAAGCCTGCCATGA
- a CDS encoding PepSY domain-containing protein, whose translation MPLPRPRFHLPRLRALPVLGAAACVAVLWGAIALQAPSAQSDESDHELARQALQQGKVLPLRTVLDQVEREYKGQVIKVEFEHDDGRFLYELRVLQADGRVLKVKINAVNGKVLSVRQKGRD comes from the coding sequence ATGCCACTGCCCCGTCCCCGCTTTCACCTGCCCCGCCTGCGCGCCCTGCCCGTGCTGGGGGCGGCCGCATGCGTGGCGGTGCTATGGGGGGCCATCGCCTTGCAGGCGCCCTCCGCACAGTCGGATGAAAGCGACCATGAGCTGGCCCGCCAGGCGCTGCAGCAGGGCAAGGTGCTGCCGCTGCGCACCGTGCTGGACCAGGTGGAGCGCGAGTACAAGGGCCAGGTCATCAAGGTGGAGTTCGAGCACGACGACGGCCGCTTCCTCTACGAACTGCGCGTGCTGCAGGCCGACGGCCGGGTGCTCAAGGTCAAGATCAACGCGGTGAACGGCAAGGTGCTGAGCGTGCGCCAGAAAGGACGTGACTGA
- a CDS encoding PepSY domain-containing protein — MMAITRSSLSVLRKAAAPASALALAAVLGGTAMAQGTPAATPAAAPGLATMAASAGHAPVLTIRQVYDRLETAGYRDLREIEWDDYHYDVKGRNAQGARVKLEVDGQTGAVLRSRIKH, encoded by the coding sequence ATGATGGCTATTACCCGTTCTTCTCTGTCCGTGCTGCGCAAGGCGGCGGCACCCGCATCCGCGCTGGCGCTGGCCGCCGTGCTGGGTGGCACGGCCATGGCGCAAGGTACCCCCGCGGCCACACCGGCTGCGGCCCCCGGGCTGGCGACCATGGCCGCATCCGCAGGCCATGCCCCGGTACTGACCATCCGCCAGGTCTATGACCGCCTGGAAACCGCGGGCTACCGCGATCTGCGCGAAATCGAATGGGATGACTACCACTACGACGTCAAAGGCCGCAATGCGCAAGGCGCGCGTGTGAAGCTGGAAGTGGATGGGCAGACCGGCGCCGTGCTGCGCAGCCGCATCAAGCACTGA
- a CDS encoding ferredoxin reductase family protein yields the protein MRVRGIWAAWAAVLTAAWMLALWAEQGQGLVAGANGESVQWAWLLRRDLLLLTGVWSLGMLSLTMWLALRQPWMERPLGGMDQVYRLHKWLGTTAAVAAVMHWIAKESSAWIKTVWGTAGRPARDAMLPWLAEGRSWAKDLGEWAFYALLLLVALTLWRRLLPYKPWRWLHRVMPVLYGALVFHSLVLLPQAYWQQPVGWLMGALMVLGSAAALWALAGRIGRARRYAAQVHAVQLLGTRPAQDPLEVLCALPAHWPGHRAGQFVFVRWDAWEGAHPFTVASAPGACGQTADGRTLLRLVIKPLGDYTAQLHRRLHAGQAMQIEGPYGRFDGRAPHADGQAVPVQVWVAAGVGITPFLAWLEARQPGSMPHAEAPGDGLSAAHLHYCTRDAATDRLLPRVQNLCAEACPPMGLTVHDAAQGQWLRPQDLEHHGPELDLWVCGPQSLGDALQQGAQAVRAQGGRWRLHREAFGMR from the coding sequence ATGCGTGTACGCGGCATATGGGCCGCCTGGGCGGCGGTGTTGACCGCAGCCTGGATGCTGGCCCTGTGGGCCGAGCAAGGCCAGGGGCTGGTGGCGGGGGCGAATGGCGAGAGCGTGCAGTGGGCCTGGCTGCTGCGGCGGGATCTGTTGCTGCTGACCGGGGTGTGGAGCCTGGGCATGCTCTCGCTGACTATGTGGCTGGCATTGCGCCAGCCTTGGATGGAGCGCCCCCTGGGCGGCATGGACCAGGTGTACCGCCTGCACAAATGGCTGGGCACTACGGCCGCCGTGGCTGCTGTGATGCATTGGATCGCCAAGGAGTCGAGCGCCTGGATCAAGACAGTGTGGGGCACGGCCGGGCGCCCAGCGCGCGATGCCATGCTGCCCTGGCTGGCCGAGGGACGCAGCTGGGCCAAGGACCTGGGGGAATGGGCTTTTTATGCCTTGCTGCTGCTGGTGGCGCTCACGCTGTGGCGCCGCCTGCTGCCTTACAAGCCCTGGCGCTGGCTGCACCGCGTGATGCCGGTGCTGTATGGGGCGCTGGTCTTTCACAGCCTGGTGCTGCTGCCGCAGGCGTACTGGCAGCAGCCCGTGGGGTGGTTGATGGGGGCGCTGATGGTGCTGGGCAGTGCGGCCGCGCTGTGGGCGCTGGCTGGCCGGATCGGGCGTGCCCGCCGCTATGCGGCGCAGGTGCATGCAGTGCAACTGCTGGGGACGCGGCCAGCACAGGATCCGCTGGAGGTGCTGTGTGCTCTGCCTGCCCATTGGCCGGGGCACCGCGCCGGGCAATTTGTCTTTGTGCGCTGGGATGCCTGGGAAGGGGCCCACCCTTTCACTGTGGCCAGTGCGCCGGGGGCATGCGGGCAGACGGCCGATGGGCGGACGTTGTTGCGGCTGGTGATCAAGCCGCTGGGAGACTACACCGCCCAGCTGCACCGCAGGCTGCACGCTGGACAGGCCATGCAGATCGAAGGACCGTATGGGCGGTTCGATGGCCGTGCACCGCATGCCGATGGGCAGGCGGTCCCCGTGCAAGTCTGGGTGGCGGCCGGTGTGGGCATCACCCCGTTTCTGGCGTGGCTGGAGGCGCGGCAGCCGGGCTCCATGCCCCACGCCGAGGCGCCGGGCGACGGCCTGTCTGCGGCCCATCTGCACTACTGCACCCGCGATGCCGCGACCGATAGGCTGCTGCCCCGTGTGCAGAACCTGTGCGCCGAGGCCTGTCCGCCGATGGGCCTGACCGTGCACGATGCCGCCCAGGGCCAGTGGCTGCGCCCCCAGGATCTGGAGCACCATGGCCCCGAACTGGACCTGTGGGTCTGCGGCCCCCAAAGCCTGGGCGATGCCTTGCAGCAAGGTGCCCAGGCGGTACGGGCCCAGGGTGGACGCTGGCGGCTGCACCGCGAGGCATTCGGGATGCGGTAG
- a CDS encoding FKBP-type peptidyl-prolyl cis-trans isomerase, with product MEITEQCVVALTWVLKDTLGDELDVLDEPVEFLLGGDDLLKRIEEALQGHQVGATLDLHLEPEDAFGDYIDKLIFLEPRTLFPAELEEGMTFEGSALPEGCNPTAPKDALYTVTDIYPEHVVLDGNHPLAGIALRIHLKVEAVREATEEEIGRGSAGTGFFRVQPQAPGNDLLH from the coding sequence ATGGAAATCACCGAACAATGCGTGGTCGCGCTGACCTGGGTGCTCAAAGACACCTTGGGCGATGAGCTGGATGTGCTGGACGAGCCGGTGGAATTTCTGCTGGGCGGCGACGACCTGCTCAAGCGCATTGAGGAAGCCCTGCAAGGCCACCAGGTGGGTGCCACGCTGGACCTGCACCTGGAGCCCGAAGACGCGTTTGGCGACTACATCGACAAACTGATCTTCCTGGAGCCGCGCACGCTGTTCCCGGCCGAGCTGGAAGAAGGCATGACCTTTGAAGGCAGCGCCCTGCCCGAAGGCTGCAACCCCACGGCCCCCAAGGACGCGCTCTACACCGTGACCGACATCTACCCCGAGCATGTGGTGCTGGACGGCAACCACCCGCTGGCCGGTATTGCGCTGCGTATACACCTGAAGGTGGAAGCCGTGCGCGAAGCCACGGAAGAGGAAATCGGCCGCGGCAGCGCCGGCACCGGCTTTTTCCGCGTGCAGCCCCAGGCACCGGGCAACGACCTGCTGCACTGA
- a CDS encoding cupin domain-containing protein: protein MDIQSPLQLLGGISPEKFMRTYWHKKPLLIRQAIPGFKPLLNRAQLLALAGEEGVEARLIEQLGEGQWKLSHGPFPRRKLPSLAKPGWTALVQGVDLHNEAAHQLLQQFRFVPDARMDDLMISFATDQGGVGPHFDNYDVFLLQAHGKRRWRIGRQKDFTLQEGVPLKILTNFEPEEEWVLEPGDMLYLPPKWAHDGIAEGECMTYSVGFRSPKQDEMARELFLRMSDAPDEAPKDVVYKDPKQPAVAKPGEIPADLYDFAREALKKALAEPLALERALGEYMSDPKPGVWFEPAEDFGMIEGVELNRRTRMLYDAKHIFINGESYLAGGKDAKLMQQLADNRRLSVREVQQFSDDALELLSSWVDAGWAQSVPA from the coding sequence ATGGACATCCAATCCCCGCTCCAGCTGCTCGGCGGCATCTCGCCCGAGAAATTCATGCGCACCTACTGGCACAAGAAGCCGCTGCTGATTCGCCAGGCGATCCCCGGCTTCAAGCCGCTGCTCAACCGTGCGCAGCTGCTGGCGCTGGCCGGTGAAGAGGGCGTGGAAGCGCGCCTGATCGAGCAACTGGGCGAAGGCCAGTGGAAGCTGTCGCATGGCCCCTTCCCGCGCCGCAAGCTGCCGTCGCTGGCCAAGCCCGGCTGGACGGCGCTGGTGCAAGGCGTGGACCTGCACAACGAAGCGGCGCACCAGTTGCTGCAGCAGTTCCGCTTTGTGCCCGACGCGCGCATGGACGATCTGATGATCAGCTTTGCCACCGACCAGGGTGGCGTGGGCCCGCATTTCGACAACTACGACGTGTTCCTGCTGCAGGCCCACGGCAAGCGCCGCTGGCGCATCGGACGCCAGAAGGACTTCACGCTGCAGGAAGGCGTGCCGCTGAAGATCCTGACCAACTTCGAGCCCGAAGAGGAATGGGTGCTTGAGCCCGGCGACATGCTGTACCTGCCGCCCAAGTGGGCGCACGACGGCATTGCCGAAGGCGAGTGCATGACGTATTCGGTGGGCTTCCGTTCGCCCAAACAGGACGAGATGGCGCGCGAGCTCTTTTTGCGCATGTCCGATGCCCCGGATGAGGCGCCCAAGGATGTGGTCTACAAGGATCCCAAGCAGCCTGCCGTGGCCAAGCCGGGCGAAATTCCTGCCGACCTGTACGACTTTGCCCGGGAAGCGCTGAAAAAAGCCCTGGCCGAGCCGCTGGCGCTGGAGCGTGCCCTGGGCGAGTACATGAGCGACCCCAAGCCGGGCGTGTGGTTCGAGCCGGCCGAGGACTTCGGCATGATCGAAGGCGTGGAACTGAACCGCCGCACCCGCATGCTGTACGACGCCAAGCACATCTTCATCAACGGCGAAAGCTACCTGGCCGGCGGCAAGGATGCCAAGCTGATGCAGCAACTGGCCGATAACCGCCGCCTGTCGGTGCGCGAGGTGCAGCAGTTCAGCGACGATGCGCTGGAGTTGCTGTCCAGCTGGGTGGATGCCGGCTGGGCGCAGAGCGTACCGGCGTGA
- a CDS encoding DUF5610 domain-containing protein → MVATTGVSATSTSNTALEDAQRTVAASREGQRAQQNAQILQASMDVSISAGNHSLTLLYRAAVDKLNEVLAPELGPDAIAQAQQQDQSSEAVAGRIVSLSTAMFERYAAKYPDKNPETLLQDFVATIRSGFEQGYGEATDILQGLGVWGEADSPVRSAIERTYSLVQQGFDDFLQQKLAALKAPQDGSATPANTEAATA, encoded by the coding sequence ATGGTTGCCACCACCGGCGTTTCCGCCACCAGCACATCCAACACGGCACTTGAAGACGCCCAGCGCACGGTCGCCGCCAGCCGCGAAGGCCAGCGTGCACAGCAGAATGCGCAAATCCTGCAGGCCTCGATGGATGTCTCCATCTCTGCCGGCAACCACAGCCTGACGCTGCTGTACCGCGCTGCGGTGGACAAGCTCAACGAGGTGCTGGCGCCCGAGCTGGGACCAGACGCCATTGCCCAGGCGCAGCAGCAGGACCAGAGCAGCGAGGCGGTGGCCGGCCGCATCGTGTCGCTCTCGACCGCGATGTTCGAGCGCTATGCCGCCAAATATCCGGACAAGAACCCCGAAACCCTGCTGCAGGACTTTGTGGCCACCATCCGCAGCGGCTTTGAGCAAGGCTATGGCGAGGCCACCGACATTCTGCAAGGCCTGGGCGTCTGGGGAGAGGCCGACAGCCCCGTGCGCAGCGCCATCGAGCGCACCTACAGCCTGGTGCAGCAGGGCTTTGATGACTTCCTGCAGCAAAAGCTGGCCGCGCTGAAGGCGCCGCAGGACGGAAGCGCCACACCGGCCAACACGGAAGCGGCGACAGCCTGA
- the ccoG gene encoding cytochrome c oxidase accessory protein CcoG: MNPLHDSSPTVPAAAGTGTARKTIPIHAEPPEAGRSFYEKRQKIHPRSIAGRFAAWRWALVWLTQLFFYGVPWLQIHGRQALLFDLEQRRFYIFGWLLVPQDFIYLAVLLIISALALFLFTAVAGRLWCGFSCPQTVYTELFMWIERRTEGDRSARLRLDGSGWTAEKIAKRGAKHGLWLLVALWTGVTFVGYFVPIRSLVVDLASFTGPWQMFWTLFYATATYTNAGFLREQVCKYMCPYARFQSAMMDRDTLVVSYDSARGEGEKGRSPRAKGADHRAQGLGDCIDCALCVQVCPAGIDIRDGLQYECIGCGLCIDACNGVMDKMHYTRGLIRLSTQNALAGGWSRAQTWRRIARPRVLLYAVGLVGITVAMVVSLSLRTPLQVDVVRDRGTLSRIVSGGQIENIYRVQIANATERPQRLRLSASGLGGVHVASDSEVWLEGAQDRWVVVRLQAPYGAAEAGSHPVTIHVQAEGDAALQVAAKTTFLVPR, encoded by the coding sequence ATGAACCCGCTTCACGATTCCTCCCCCACCGTGCCCGCAGCCGCCGGCACGGGCACTGCGCGCAAGACCATTCCCATCCATGCCGAGCCACCCGAGGCCGGCCGTTCCTTTTACGAAAAGCGCCAGAAGATCCATCCGCGCTCCATCGCCGGGCGCTTTGCCGCCTGGCGCTGGGCGCTGGTGTGGCTGACGCAGCTGTTCTTCTACGGTGTGCCCTGGTTGCAGATCCATGGCCGCCAGGCACTGCTGTTCGATCTGGAGCAGCGGCGCTTTTACATCTTCGGCTGGCTGCTGGTGCCGCAGGATTTCATCTACCTGGCGGTGCTGCTGATCATCAGCGCGCTGGCGCTGTTCCTGTTCACCGCCGTGGCCGGCCGGTTGTGGTGCGGCTTCAGCTGCCCGCAGACGGTGTATACCGAGCTGTTCATGTGGATCGAGCGGCGCACCGAAGGCGACCGCAGCGCCCGCCTGCGCCTGGACGGCAGCGGCTGGACTGCCGAAAAAATCGCCAAGCGCGGCGCCAAGCACGGGCTGTGGCTGCTGGTGGCGTTGTGGACGGGGGTGACCTTCGTCGGCTACTTCGTCCCCATCCGTTCCCTGGTGGTGGACCTGGCCAGCTTCACCGGTCCCTGGCAGATGTTCTGGACCCTGTTCTACGCCACCGCCACCTATACCAATGCCGGTTTTCTGCGCGAGCAGGTCTGCAAATACATGTGCCCTTATGCGCGCTTCCAAAGCGCCATGATGGACCGCGACACCCTGGTGGTCAGCTACGACAGTGCCCGGGGCGAGGGCGAAAAAGGCCGCAGCCCGCGTGCCAAGGGAGCGGACCACCGCGCCCAGGGCCTGGGCGACTGCATTGACTGTGCCCTGTGCGTGCAGGTGTGCCCGGCGGGCATCGACATCCGCGACGGCCTGCAGTACGAGTGCATTGGCTGCGGTCTGTGCATCGACGCCTGCAACGGCGTGATGGACAAGATGCATTACACCCGCGGCCTGATCCGCTTGAGCACGCAAAACGCCCTGGCCGGGGGCTGGAGCCGGGCCCAGACCTGGCGTCGCATCGCCCGCCCGCGCGTGCTGCTGTACGCCGTGGGGCTGGTGGGCATCACCGTCGCCATGGTGGTGAGTCTTTCACTGCGCACGCCGCTGCAGGTGGATGTGGTGCGCGACCGGGGCACGCTCTCGCGCATTGTGTCTGGCGGCCAGATCGAGAACATCTACCGCGTGCAGATTGCCAATGCCACCGAGCGGCCCCAGCGCCTGCGCCTGAGCGCCAGCGGACTGGGCGGCGTGCATGTGGCATCCGATAGCGAAGTGTGGCTGGAAGGCGCACAAGACCGCTGGGTGGTGGTGCGCCTGCAGGCCCCCTATGGCGCGGCGGAAGCCGGATCGCACCCGGTGACCATCCATGTGCAGGCCGAAGGCGATGCGGCGCTGCAAGTGGCCGCCAAGACCACCTTCCTGGTGCCCCGGTAA